CTCACGTGCCGTCACGCGCTAATGCGTGACGGTCTCTTTTTGCGATCTTTTTACGTTTGCGTGCCATGAATTGTTCCTGTACTATATTCGGATACGTGAGCGATACCGCGGCGAATCCCTTCAACTGCTCTGTGCAACTGTGGGTCTACGCGATTGGCGTTCTCTTGTGCTTCCTGATCGTTCTCCTCACGATCctactcgccgtcgcgcttCTCCTCTGCCGCAATCGACCCGgccggccgccgccgccgccgggcAGCTCGACTACCGtgacgccggcgacgtcaccggagctcgacgagcgacgaacgcAGACGTCAGGATTCATTGAACGAGTTACGTCGTCTTTTGTACGTCAATTCTAATGAGAAGAGAATGATGTATGTACTGGTGTTTATGTCAGAGAGCAAAGTCACCAGAACCGGAATATCAGCCTCTAGTTCCCACGAATAAACATGAACCATACGGAGCTAACAGACAGGGTAGGGAAGCGAAGGGGACCCGCGCTGCCTACCGGGTAGTAACAGGTTATACCTCCCGCTGTCCTATTAGCAGATTCTACAGACGACTCGGCGAGCGTGTTCCAGCCCGTGCAACGACGACCACCGCGAAGGAGAAAGCGAACACCTGATCCCGATCAGGTATACACGGTGATTCGTCAAGATGAAGGTATGTCGCTCGTTCGCCCAATTGTCGAGGGCCTCGTTCGATTGGAATTTCTAATAGTGGCGCCGAACAGCAACTACACCAAACTAAAACGTAGGACACTCGCCTCATCATCTCCCTCCTATTCGACGTTTAGCGTTTTGTCTGCGAAGGATGCACGTGTCGCAA
The Oscarella lobularis chromosome 3, ooOscLobu1.1, whole genome shotgun sequence DNA segment above includes these coding regions:
- the LOC136185053 gene encoding uncharacterized protein isoform X4, producing the protein MNCSCTIFGYVSDTAANPFNCSVQLWVYAIGVLLCFLIVLLTILLAVALLLCRNRPGRPPPPPGSSTTVTPATSPELDERRTQTSGFIERVTSSFRAKSPEPEYQPLVPTNKHEPYGANRQDSTDDSASVFQPVQRRPPRRRKRTPDPDQVYTVIRQDEVAPNSNYTKLKRCTCRKPATHTDYEEYIAHRTREWPDDKQQGAFIVRNPLSQSENVCKVLTLYGSPTPDIEKRVWHYRVYYNSDDGMVSLGSDQTQTFDDVEDLIETGSKTNVGLPFLLKRRLVCNLVPGCYACGHGSIKRRNAAKRKASGNRDFFDQ
- the LOC136185053 gene encoding uncharacterized protein isoform X2 — encoded protein: MNCSCTIFGYVSDTAANPFNCSVQLWVYAIGVLLCFLIVLLTILLAVALLLCRNRPGRPPPPPGSSTTVTPATSPELDERRTQTSGFIERVTSSFRAKSPEPEYQPLVPTNKHEPYGANRQDSTDDSASVFQPVQRRPPRRRKRTPDPDQVYTVIRQDEGMSLVRPIVEGLVRLEFLIVAPNSNYTKLKRCTCRKPATHTDYEEYIAHRTREWPDDKQQGAFIVRNPLSQSENVCKVLTLYGSPTPDIEKRVWHYRVYYNSDDGMVSLGSDQTQTFDDVEDLIETGSKTNVGLPFLLKRRLVCNLVPGCYACGHGSIKRRNAAKRKASGNRDFFDQ
- the LOC136185053 gene encoding uncharacterized protein isoform X1, which encodes MNCSCTIFGYVSDTAANPFNCSVQLWVYAIGVLLCFLIVLLTILLAVALLLCRNRPGRPPPPPGSSTTVTPATSPELDERRTQTSGFIERVTSSFRAKSPEPEYQPLVPTNKHEPYGANRQADSTDDSASVFQPVQRRPPRRRKRTPDPDQVYTVIRQDEGMSLVRPIVEGLVRLEFLIVAPNSNYTKLKRCTCRKPATHTDYEEYIAHRTREWPDDKQQGAFIVRNPLSQSENVCKVLTLYGSPTPDIEKRVWHYRVYYNSDDGMVSLGSDQTQTFDDVEDLIETGSKTNVGLPFLLKRRLVCNLVPGCYACGHGSIKRRNAAKRKASGNRDFFDQ
- the LOC136185053 gene encoding uncharacterized protein isoform X3, with protein sequence MNCSCTIFGYVSDTAANPFNCSVQLWVYAIGVLLCFLIVLLTILLAVALLLCRNRPGRPPPPPGSSTTVTPATSPELDERRTQTSGFIERVTSSFRAKSPEPEYQPLVPTNKHEPYGANRQADSTDDSASVFQPVQRRPPRRRKRTPDPDQVYTVIRQDEVAPNSNYTKLKRCTCRKPATHTDYEEYIAHRTREWPDDKQQGAFIVRNPLSQSENVCKVLTLYGSPTPDIEKRVWHYRVYYNSDDGMVSLGSDQTQTFDDVEDLIETGSKTNVGLPFLLKRRLVCNLVPGCYACGHGSIKRRNAAKRKASGNRDFFDQ